CGGATCAGGTCAGCGGCGAACACGAAGCTGCCCTTCAAGACGGCAATGACCAGAAGCCGCTCGGGGTTGGTGCCGGCGATTTCGCTCACCAGCTCCTTCTGGCGCTGGGCGATCGCCTCGGCCGAGAACAGCACGCGAATCTTGGAACGGTCCATCACAGGGCTCCGGGGAAGTCTTGCTCATGGCTTAGCGCGGCCTGATCGCCGCGTCATCTGCCGCCGGCGTCCTGGCGGGTGAAGAAACGCACCTCGACGGTCGCGCCGTCCGGTGGCGGCGAGGCCAGCCTGGAGCGGAACGGCGCGGCTTCGCCCGGCGCCAGCTGCGGCTTGGGCGCCGTCGCGGTCCAGGTATAGATCTCCTTGCCGGTCGCGTCGCGCACCGCCAGCCGCAGCCGCGGCAGGTCGATCGGACGGCCCGTGATATTGACGAGCTTGCCCTCGACCACCAGCACGACGACGCCATCGACGATTTCGTTGGCGCCCTTGACCTCCTGGAAATCGACGCCGCGCAGATTCACGGGAACGCCGAGCGTCTCGTAGACGGTGGCGCTGTCGGGCACGGTCCGGACCACCTGCTCGCGGCCGAGAAAGAAGGTCGCCAGGACCGCCATGCCGATGAGCACGATGGTCATCGGCACCGGCAGGCGGAGGCTGAACCCCTTCGACCGCGCGGCATAGGCGCGCTTGCGCCGTTGCGCGGCGCTCGATTCGATATCGCCGCGCGATGAACGCGGTTTCACCGGGCTTGCCGCCTGGCGATCGTCGACACGCGGTGGCAAGGGATCGGCCGGCATATCAGGGGCGATCGGTGGCGACTCGGCGACCGGCATCGCCGCCGATGTTTCCACGGGCTCGGAGCCTGGTCTGTCGCGGGCCTCTTCGGCGAAGGCCGCGCCCCAGTCGTCGTCGCCGGCGGCCTGGTTAGCGGTGGAACCGGAATGGGCTTCGGCCTCGGCAATGGCCGGTTCGGGCAAGGCGCTGTCGGGGGTCGCCAGCCAGACCGTCCGGCAACGGGCGCAACGCACCTGCCGCCCGGCATCGCCGAGCGCGGTCGCGGTTACCCGGAAGGCCGTCGCGCAGGACGGACAGACGATCAACATGAAACCTGCCCCGGGACGGATGTCCCTTCGATGCACCCTCGCTTGAGCGTGGTTAATCCGCCGTTAAGCGCGGGGCCCCGGCAGGCCGGAAACCGCGCCTTGGCGGTCCGAAACGCCAGGCCATGCCTGTGTACGATGGCGCGGCGCCGGCTCAGGTGGTCGCCACGATCGTCACGCCTTCGACAAGCCACAACCGTCACGTCATGGTGCGGCCTGCCGTTGGGCGTAAAGTCCGGCTCCGTGGCATGATCGCGTCCTTGCGAATCGCGCCCTGCAGCGCGGCCCGAATGAAAGAGACATTGCCCCTTGGTTCGTTTCGAGAATGTCGGTTTGCGCTACGGCCTCGGTCCGGAGGTGCTGCGGGATCTGTCCTTCGGCATCGACCCGCATTCCTTCCAATTCCTCACCGGTCCATCAGGCGCCGGCAAGACCAGCCTGCTGAAACTCCTGTTCCTGTCGCTCCGGCCGACCCGCGGGCTGGTGACCGTGTTCGACCACGACACCGCCCGGCTGTCGAAGGACGAATTGTCGGTGCTGCGCCGGCGCATCGGCATCGTGTTCCAGGACTTCCGCCTGCTCGACCATCTGACCACTTATGAGAATGTCGCGCTGCCCATGCGTGTGCTCGGCAAGGACGAGACCAGCTACCGTTCCGAGGTCGTCGACCTCCTGGAATGGGTCGGGCTCGGCCACCGCATCGACGCCTACCCGCCGATCCTGTCGGGCGGCGAGAAGCAGCGCGCGGCGATCGCCCGCGCGGTCATCGTCCGCCCGGAAATGCTGCTGGCCGACGAGCCGACCGGCAATGTCGATCCGCCGCTCGCCAAGCGCCTGCTCAGGCTGTTCGTCGAACTGAACCGCACCGGCACCGCCGTCCTGATCGCCACCCATGACCTGTCCCTCCTGGACCAGGTCGAGGCGCGCCGCCTGATCATCGACGACGGCTTCGTCTCGATCAACGACCCGCATCACCTCGAGGACGACCGGTGGTGATCGACCTGACCCCCTTGAAAGCCCTGTGGGCGCAGCTGGCCGGGCGCCTCGGACTGCCGGTACCGGCGCCGGCCGGCGACCCTGAAGCGGGCGACGACCGGCTGCCGGCGAGCAGCGGCGCATCACTGGTGCCGCCGTCCTCGATCGCCGGCCGGGCGCTGGTCGTCATCATCGCCATCATGACCTTCCTCGGCTCGCTGACCGTCGGCGCGGTCGACCTGGTGCGCACCGCCGCCGATGATTGGACCGCCTCGATCGTGCGCGAGGCGACCATCCAGATCCGGCCGGCGCCCGGCCGCAACCTGCAGGTCGACGTGACCCGCGCGACCGAGGTCGCCGTCCGTTTCCCCGGCGTCGCCGATGTCTCGCCCTATACGGCGGAAGAGACCGCCCGCATGCTGGAGCCCTGGCTCGGCACCGGGCTTGCGACCGACGACCTGCCGATCCCCCGGCTGATCGTGCTCCGGCTCGCCGACGACCGGCCGGCCGACCTGGCCGGGCTCAGGCGGGCACTGGTCGAGCAGGTGCCGAGTGCCAGCCTCGACGATCATCGCCAATGGTTCGACCGGCTCAAGGCCATGGCCCGGGCGGTCGTCATCGTTGGCCTGACCATCGTCACATTGATGATCCTGACAACAGGCCTTTCGGTGATCTTCGCCACCCGCGCGGCGGTCGCCACCAACCGCCCGGTGGTCGAGGTGCTGCATTTCGTCGGCGCGCGTGATGCCTTCATCGCCGGCGAATTCCAGCGCCACTTCCTCTGGCTGGCGCTCAAGGGAGGTCTCGCCGGTGGCGGTGCCGCGATCGTCTCGATCCTGACCGCCGGCCTCATCGCCTCGCGCTGGCGCGCCACCGCCGGCGGCGATCAGATCGAGGCTCTGTTCGGCACGTTCTCGCTCGGCTCGACCGGTTATGTCGGCATTGTCGTGCTGGTCGTGCTGGTCACCACGGTCGCCGCGCTGACCTCGCGCTGGACGGTCATGCGGACCTTGAACGCGATCGACTAGAACCTGCTACTGTAGGATCCGCTCGTAATTGATCCGGAACTGCCGCTGGTCCGGCCTGCGGCTGGTGTCGAGATTGTGCACGGCGACCGAGGTCTCGTAGCCCTGTGCGTCGAACACCGTCCACTGCCGGAGCGTGAAGTCATTGGCATTGAACAGGATCATCAGCCGGTTGGTGCCGCCGATGGCCTGGCGTTCCTCCAGCATCACGATGACATAGTCGGGATCGCGGGTGACCGACGTGACATTGGCGTCGCGCAGGATGTCGACACGATCCGACAGCAGGAAACGCAACGGCGTCTGCGACAGGGGATAGATGTCTTGCGTGTTCAGCCGTCGGTCGCGCACCGCCACCGACTGGCCGTCGGCGATGATCTCGACCGGGCTCGGCGCATTGTACTGGAAGCGGATCTTGCCGGGCTTGTCGAGATAGAGCTTGCCGGTGGTGCGCCGGCCGTCCGGCCCGACCTGGACGAAATCGCCCTGCATGAAGCGGATGCCGTTGAAATAGGCGTTCACCTGCTGGGCGATGTCACGCGTATCGGCGTCGATGCCGCGGGCGGCGCGCGGCGCCTGACGCCGGACCGGCGGGGTCAACGGCCCGGCGGCCGTCGTGGTCGGCGCCGGCGCCGGCGCGGCTGCCGGGCCGGGCGGCTGCGGCATGGCGGGCGCGGTCGGCGAATCGGTCGAGGGACGCACGGCCGGCACTGGCGCAACCCGCGGCGGGCCGCCTGACGGCGCTGCCGCGCCGGGTGCCGGGCCGGATGCCGGGCCGAGCTGAAGCGGCGCGCCCTGGGCGAGCATGATCGGGCGGTCGGAGGCAGCCGCAAGCGAGGCCGCCCCGAACAGCGCGACCCCGGCCAGCAGCAGACAGGCCGGTCCCGCGATTGTCAGGCGTCTCGTCATCGCAGCTCCATGATTGGCTGGCGCGGGTGATAGGCAGTCGATAGGGCGAATTCGAGGCGAAACCCGGCCCTCAATCCGCGCCCTCGGGCAGCAGGATCTCACGCTTGCCTGCATGATTCGCCGGTCCGACGATACCTTCCCGCTCCATCCGCTCGATCAATGAGGCGGCGCGGTTGTAACCGATCTGCAGCCGCCTCTGGATATAGGAGGTCGACGCCTTCTTGTCGCGCATGACCACCTGGATCGCCCGGTCGTAGAGATCCGCCGGTTCGTCGCCGAAAGCGCCCTTGTCGAACACGGCGCCGTCCTCGCCCTCGCCGTCGGCGGCCTCCTCGTCATCGGTGGTGACCGATTCCAGATAGTCGGGCGCGCCCTGCTGCTTCAGATGACCGACGATCCGCTCGACCTCCTCGTCCGAGACGAACGGGCCGTGGACGCGGCTGATCCGGCCGCCGCCGGCCATGAACAGCATGTCGCCGCGGCCGAGCAGCTGCTCGGCACCCTGCTCGCCCAGAATGGTGCGGCTGTCGATCTTCGAGGTCACCTGGAACGAGATGCGGGTCGGGAAGTTCGCCTTGATCGTGCCGGTGATGACGTCGACCGACGGACGCTGGGTCGCCATGATCAGGTGGATGCCGGCGGCGCGCGCCATCTGGGCCAGACGCTGGATGGCGCCTTCGATGTCCTTGCCCGCGACCATCATCAGGTCGGCCATTTCGTCGACGATGACGACGATATAGGGGATCGGGTCGAGGCCCATCTCCTCCTGCTCGTAGACCGCCTCGCCGGTTTCCCGGTCGAAGCCGGTCTGGACGGTGCGGGTCAGCAATTCGCCCTTCGAACGGGCTTGCGCCATGCGGGCATTGAAGCCGTCGATATTGCGCACGCCGAGCTTCGACATTTTCTTGTAGCGCTCTTCCATCTCGCGCACCGCCCATTTGAGCGCCACGACCGCCTTTTTCGGGTCGGTGACGACAGGGGTGAGCAGATGCGGAATGCCGTCATAGATCGACAATTCGAGCATTTTCGGATCGACCATGATCAGCCGGCACTGCGCCGGCGTCAGCCGGTAGACCAGCGACAGGATCATCGTGTTGATGGCGACCGACTTGCCCGA
This portion of the Phreatobacter stygius genome encodes:
- a CDS encoding MJ0042-type zinc finger domain-containing protein, with product MLIVCPSCATAFRVTATALGDAGRQVRCARCRTVWLATPDSALPEPAIAEAEAHSGSTANQAAGDDDWGAAFAEEARDRPGSEPVETSAAMPVAESPPIAPDMPADPLPPRVDDRQAASPVKPRSSRGDIESSAAQRRKRAYAARSKGFSLRLPVPMTIVLIGMAVLATFFLGREQVVRTVPDSATVYETLGVPVNLRGVDFQEVKGANEIVDGVVVLVVEGKLVNITGRPIDLPRLRLAVRDATGKEIYTWTATAPKPQLAPGEAAPFRSRLASPPPDGATVEVRFFTRQDAGGR
- the ftsE gene encoding cell division ATP-binding protein FtsE, whose product is MVRFENVGLRYGLGPEVLRDLSFGIDPHSFQFLTGPSGAGKTSLLKLLFLSLRPTRGLVTVFDHDTARLSKDELSVLRRRIGIVFQDFRLLDHLTTYENVALPMRVLGKDETSYRSEVVDLLEWVGLGHRIDAYPPILSGGEKQRAAIARAVIVRPEMLLADEPTGNVDPPLAKRLLRLFVELNRTGTAVLIATHDLSLLDQVEARRLIIDDGFVSINDPHHLEDDRW
- a CDS encoding cell division protein FtsX → MIDLTPLKALWAQLAGRLGLPVPAPAGDPEAGDDRLPASSGASLVPPSSIAGRALVVIIAIMTFLGSLTVGAVDLVRTAADDWTASIVREATIQIRPAPGRNLQVDVTRATEVAVRFPGVADVSPYTAEETARMLEPWLGTGLATDDLPIPRLIVLRLADDRPADLAGLRRALVEQVPSASLDDHRQWFDRLKAMARAVVIVGLTIVTLMILTTGLSVIFATRAAVATNRPVVEVLHFVGARDAFIAGEFQRHFLWLALKGGLAGGGAAIVSILTAGLIASRWRATAGGDQIEALFGTFSLGSTGYVGIVVLVVLVTTVAALTSRWTVMRTLNAID
- a CDS encoding outer-membrane lipoprotein carrier protein LolA translates to MTRRLTIAGPACLLLAGVALFGAASLAAASDRPIMLAQGAPLQLGPASGPAPGAAAPSGGPPRVAPVPAVRPSTDSPTAPAMPQPPGPAAAPAPAPTTTAAGPLTPPVRRQAPRAARGIDADTRDIAQQVNAYFNGIRFMQGDFVQVGPDGRRTTGKLYLDKPGKIRFQYNAPSPVEIIADGQSVAVRDRRLNTQDIYPLSQTPLRFLLSDRVDILRDANVTSVTRDPDYVIVMLEERQAIGGTNRLMILFNANDFTLRQWTVFDAQGYETSVAVHNLDTSRRPDQRQFRINYERILQ